The Amycolatopsis sp. NBC_01480 genome segment GAAGGCCTCGACATCCCGGCGCTGCTCGAACTGCGCGACCGCTTCGGCGAAGTCGACCGCTCGGAGCTCCCCGAGAATGTGCGTCTGCTGCCGCGCGACGCCGTGGTCTCCACCGAATGCGACATCCTGGTGCCGGCCGCGATCTCGTACGCGCTGCGCGTGGACAACGAAAACCTGGTGAAGGCCAAGGTCGTCGTCGAAGCGGCGAACGCGGCCACGACGCCGGAGGCCGAGGCCTCGCTTTCCGCGCGCGGGGTCGCGGTGATCCCGGACTTCGTCGCGAACGCGGGCGCGGCGGCGTGGGCCTGGTGGCTGCTGCTCGGCGAGGTGGGCGCCGACCCGGCCGACTCGTTCCTGCGGCTGCGCACCGAAATGCAGTCGAAGGTCGCGCTGCTGCTGGCCGAGTGGCACCTGGACCGGGTTCCGCCGCGCGTCACCGGGCTGCGGCTGGCCGAGACGACGCGGGCGGCGCGGGCCGAGGAAGCGATGGCGGAAGAGGGCGCGCCGGCGCTGCTCATCCCCTGACCGGCTCTCCGACGCAGCGGATGACGCTTTCCCCTCGCTCAGCGAAGCGGAAGCGTCATCCGCTGCGTTTTCAGCAGCCCGGACCGGCCGCGAACCGGTCGGTCGCCCCGACCAGCACGTTCTGCATCGCCTCGGTGGACGTGGTGTGCCCGGTGCCGCCGACCAGCACCAGTTCGGCGTCCGGGTACGCCCGCTCCAGCAGCCACGGCGTGCCAGTGAGGCTGCTGAGATCGAGCTGCCCCTGGGCCAGCACGGCGGGAATTCCGGCGAGCTTCGCGGCGTCGCGCAGGACCGCGCCGTCCTCCAGGAAGCAGCCGTTCGAGAAGTAGTGCGTGACCAGTCGCGCGAAAGCGAGCCGGTACACCGGGTCGTCGAACCGGGGCGACGGCAGCACCCCGGGCTGCATCGCCTCCTCCCAGTCGCACCAGGCGCGCGCGGCGCGGTCGTGGACGGCGGGGTCGGGGTCCATCAGCAGGCGGTGGTAGGCCGCCGCCAGGTCGCCGTCCCGCTCGGCTTCCGGGAGCAGTTCGCGGAACCGCGCGAACTCGGCCGGGAACATCCCGCCGAGCCCGCCGGCGAGCAGGGCGATCTCCAGGTGCCGGTCGGTGGCCAGGCCCATCAGGACCAGTTCGGTGACACGCTCGGGATACCGCACCGCGTACGTCAGCGACAGAACCGAGCCCCACGAGCCGCCGAACAGCTGCCACCGTTCGATGCCGAGCGTGGTGCGCAACAGTTCCATGTCGGCCAGCAGGTGCCCGGCAGTATTGGCCGAGAGGTCCGTGACGGGCTCGCCGGCGTGGGGTGTGCTGCGCCCGCAGCCGCGCTGGTCGAACAGGACCACGCGGTACCGGTCGGGGTCGAAGTAGCGGCGCAGGCCCGTCGAGCAGCCGGAGCCGGGTCCGCCGTGGACGACCAGCGCGGGCTTGCCCGCCGGGTTGCCGCAGAGCTCCCAGTAGACGGAGTGGCCGTCGCCGACGTCGAGTTTTCCGTGGTCGTACGGTTCGATCTCGGGATAGAGGCCGGGCACGGGCGAGTCCTTCCGTCGAGTTATGACAGCGCCGTTATATTAGCGCTGTTATAACCCGGCGGGGCTACTGGTTTTCCGTGCCGCTCAGCTGCCCTCTTGGCGGGTCACCAGATCGGCCAGCCGGTCCAGGCCGTCGGCGGCTTCACGCAGCTCCCCCGCAGCCTCGGCGACGCCACTGAAATCGCCACTGCGCTGCGCCTCGGCGAGCTGCACGGCGACCTTGTTGACTTCGAAGATCGACAGGTTGAGCAGGGCGGCGGGCTGGGCACTCTCGGCGGCTTCCACGACGAGCACTCTATCCGTTTCCGCGGCGGGCGCAGGCTGCTCAGCCGGCCAGTCCGGCGGCCAGCTCCCGCAGCGCGCGGCACAGCTCGGCCGGGCCGGCGGGGCCGAGGTGGATCACCGCGTCCGCGCCCTCGCCGACGGTGTAGCTCAGGTAGCGGCCCCAGTCCGTGTCGGCGTAGTGCAGGGGCTCCTCCAGGCAGACGTACCGGCCGAGCTCGTCGCGACGGCCGGCGTACAGCTCGCCGCTGCCGTGGACCGGCCGCTGCACGAGGCTGACGACGTCGGCCAGCGCCGGGTCCAGCGGGTACGCGTCCTCCCCGCGGCGGGCGGCGTCGTCGAGGTCGGAAACCCTTACCGTGCGCGGGTTCCCGCCGCCGGCGACCACGGCGGGCAGCTGCTCGACGAGGGTCTCCACCAGCCGTTGCCGGTCGATCTCCTGGACGCCGACCTGCTCGCCGTCGGACACCGCGAGCACCGCCTGCAGGCCACTCGCCGCAGCCAGGACGCCGTACGTGGTGTCGCCGACGCCCACCCAGCCGTAGTACTCCAGCGACGGTTTCACCAGCAACGGCAGCCAGTCCAGGAAGTCGACGGTGGCGCGGCCGCGGCCGTCGACGAGCCCGGCCACCGCCAGCGCGTCGTCGACCCGCTTGGCCGCCTCGTCGTGCTCGGTGTCGGAGAACCAGACCGGCTCCGGGCGCAGGGTCACGTGCAGCCGCCCGACCTGCTCACGCTCGGCGAGCGCCGCCAGCGCCTCGATCGGAACGTCGACCCGTCCCGCCACCGCGGTCACCGCCTACTCTCCGATGACCGGCGGGCTGGTCCGCTGGTCGGTGCCGAAAATCGCGTCCGGGTCCGCTTCCACGAGGTAGTCCGGGCGCTGGTGCTCCTCGTCTTCGTCGCGTTCGCCGCGGCGACCGCCCGCGCCCATTGGGCCGCCCGCCGCCCCGGCGCGACCCTGCGCCGCCCGAGCCGCCGCGGCCTCCTGCGCCGCGGCACTGCCCATGCTTCCGTAGCCCGAACGCGAGCCCGCGCCACGCTCGGTGGTGCCGGCCACCCCGCCGCGGCCGCCGGGACCGCCCTCGGGATCCGTTACGCCGGAAGGGTTCTGGCCACTGGGGCCGCCGGGCACGAACACGGCCGAGCCGCCGGGACCGGTCGTCCGGCCACTGTCCACACTGGGCGACGGAGGCGTCCCCGGCGGGAACACGGACGGACCGGTCTTGGTGCCCTGCGACGTCGTGATGTCGCCGGTCGTGCCGCCGCCCGCGGTGCCTGTGCTTCCTGTGGTGCCGCCACCCGTCGTGCCTGTGGTGCCGCCGCCGGTCGTGTCGTGGTGACCGCCGCTGGTCACGCTGCTGGTCCCGGTGTGGCCGCCCGATCCCCCGCTGGGCACCACACTGCCGCCCGACGAAGTCCCGCCCTGACCACTGCCGCCGCCGAACTGCGCAGGAGTTCCCGCGCCGGGCGGAGCCACGTGCCCGGGCGCCACCGGCGTCTTCAGCGAAATCGCCGCGCCGTCGGGCTCGAGCGTGCCGTAAACGGTCGGCAGCACGGACTTCGTGCTGGTGGTGACGCCGTTGTACTGGTCCATCACCCGCACGTTGGTCTCGTTCGCGGTGTTGTACCGGTTGAGACTGTCCTGATAGGACTTCTCGTCGCCGGCCGCCATGAACGGCCCGGCGATCGGGATGGCCGCCTTGAGCCCGGTGGTCCAGGGGTTCGGCTTGTCCGGCTTGGGCGGCACCTCGACCACCGAGTGGCTGGAGTCCTCGAAGCTGCTGGCCTGCATGTCCACCGACGCGGTGGTCATGTCGAGTGGGTCGGCGGTGTCGTGGAACGCCAGCTCCAGCGGCCCCGCGCCCGCCTTCGCGGCGTCCGCGGCAGCGCCGGTCCAGGATTTCGCCATCCGGTCCTGCAGGTCGCGGATCCCCTGCGCGCGTTCCAGGTAGGCGGCCGAGAGCTGCTGCACCTGGGTGGCCGCGCTGCGCAGGCCCGCGGTGTTGCCGTTTCTGAAGTTTTCGTAGATCTGCTTGCCGTCCACCTAAGCCCCCTTGAGCGTGCTGACCACCGCGGCCGCGACCTTCCCCGCGGCCTGGCAGGAATCCTGTTGCCCCTGGTACCCCTGCGCGGACACGGAGAACACGAGATCGTCGGCGACGCCCACGTCCAGGCTGCAGTCGCCGCTCGCGCGCCGGTCCCGCAGGTCCGTGTAGACGGCGGGGTAGCCCGCCACGTCCGGCGCCGGCTCCAGGAACCCGACCTGGCCCGAGGCCTTGCCCGCGTACAGCCCGGCGAGCCCGCCGATGCCCCGGTCGCGGTTGCCGGTGAGCAGTCCCACTTGGACACTCAGTCCCTCCGCGCCGGCGATCCAGGCGCAGTACGGCCCGGCCGCGGTGTCCCCGGCGGACCCGGTGTGCGGCTGGCCGGGCGCGGTGTAGTCCAAAGAGGACATCACCGCGGACGGAACCGTGTCGCAGGGTTTTGCCGTGTAGGCGGAGACATCCAGCGGCGCGGCGACCTTGGGCACATTCGGGTCGGCGGACGAGGACGGTGCGGGCGCGGGTGCCGCCGTACCGCCCGTCGTGCCGGAGCAGGCGGACACGCAGAGGGTGGCCAGGACCACGGCGGCCGCACCGCAATACCGCGGCACCACAGTCACTGGGCCCGGCCGAACGACTCGCCGCCGGCCT includes the following:
- a CDS encoding ESX secretion-associated protein EspG — its product is MTAVAGRVDVPIEALAALAEREQVGRLHVTLRPEPVWFSDTEHDEAAKRVDDALAVAGLVDGRGRATVDFLDWLPLLVKPSLEYYGWVGVGDTTYGVLAAASGLQAVLAVSDGEQVGVQEIDRQRLVETLVEQLPAVVAGGGNPRTVRVSDLDDAARRGEDAYPLDPALADVVSLVQRPVHGSGELYAGRRDELGRYVCLEEPLHYADTDWGRYLSYTVGEGADAVIHLGPAGPAELCRALRELAAGLAG
- a CDS encoding DUF3558 family protein; this translates as MTVVPRYCGAAAVVLATLCVSACSGTTGGTAAPAPAPSSSADPNVPKVAAPLDVSAYTAKPCDTVPSAVMSSLDYTAPGQPHTGSAGDTAAGPYCAWIAGAEGLSVQVGLLTGNRDRGIGGLAGLYAGKASGQVGFLEPAPDVAGYPAVYTDLRDRRASGDCSLDVGVADDLVFSVSAQGYQGQQDSCQAAGKVAAAVVSTLKGA
- the pip gene encoding prolyl aminopeptidase produces the protein MPGLYPEIEPYDHGKLDVGDGHSVYWELCGNPAGKPALVVHGGPGSGCSTGLRRYFDPDRYRVVLFDQRGCGRSTPHAGEPVTDLSANTAGHLLADMELLRTTLGIERWQLFGGSWGSVLSLTYAVRYPERVTELVLMGLATDRHLEIALLAGGLGGMFPAEFARFRELLPEAERDGDLAAAYHRLLMDPDPAVHDRAARAWCDWEEAMQPGVLPSPRFDDPVYRLAFARLVTHYFSNGCFLEDGAVLRDAAKLAGIPAVLAQGQLDLSSLTGTPWLLERAYPDAELVLVGGTGHTTSTEAMQNVLVGATDRFAAGPGC